The Williamsia sp. DF01-3 genome has a window encoding:
- the hisF gene encoding imidazole glycerol phosphate synthase subunit HisF — translation MTVAVRVIPCLDVDAGRVVKGVNFQNLRDAGDPVELAAAYDADGADELTFLDVTASSGNRGTMLDVVKRTADQVFIPLTVGGGVRTVADVDRLLRAGADKVGVNTAAIANPDVLGEMSRHFGSQCIVLSVDARTVPDGESPTPSGWEVTTHGGRKGTGIDAVEWARRGQDLGVGEILLNSMDADGTKNGFDLDMITAVRAAVQVPVIASGGAGALEHFVPAVRCGADAVLAASVFHFGQLTIGQVKDAMRAESIPVR, via the coding sequence ATGACGGTCGCCGTACGGGTCATCCCGTGTCTGGACGTCGATGCCGGCCGTGTGGTCAAAGGGGTCAACTTCCAGAACCTGCGCGACGCCGGCGACCCTGTGGAACTGGCCGCCGCATACGACGCGGACGGAGCCGACGAGCTCACCTTCCTCGACGTCACCGCCTCCAGTGGAAACCGCGGCACCATGCTCGATGTGGTCAAGCGCACCGCCGATCAGGTGTTCATCCCACTCACCGTGGGCGGTGGTGTCCGCACGGTCGCCGACGTGGATCGACTGCTCCGTGCCGGTGCGGACAAGGTGGGTGTGAACACCGCTGCCATCGCCAACCCTGATGTGCTCGGCGAGATGAGCCGGCATTTCGGATCGCAGTGCATCGTCCTGTCCGTCGACGCCCGCACTGTGCCCGACGGCGAGTCACCGACCCCATCGGGGTGGGAGGTCACCACCCACGGAGGCCGTAAGGGCACCGGGATCGACGCGGTCGAATGGGCCAGACGCGGCCAGGACCTCGGGGTCGGGGAGATCCTGCTGAACTCGATGGACGCGGACGGCACCAAGAACGGTTTCGATCTCGACATGATCACCGCTGTCAGGGCAGCGGTGCAGGTCCCGGTGATCGCCAGTGGCGGAGCGGGGGCGCTGGAACATTTTGTCCCTGCGGTGCGTTGCGGGGCAGACGCGGTGCTGGCCGCCTCGGTGTTCCATTTCGGCCAGCTCACCATCGGCCAGGTCAAGGACGCGATGCGGGCCGAGTCCATCCCGGTTCGCTAG